The proteins below come from a single Paraburkholderia flagellata genomic window:
- a CDS encoding DHA2 family efflux MFS transporter permease subunit — MTAPAQRSSGVGWLPYLVAATFFMEYLDTTVIATALPQMARSFGIGPNSLSLGVTAYMLALAIFIPASGWVADRCGARTVFFSAVVTFTVASVLCGISQNVDEFVAARILQGIGGAMMVPVGRMIVVRSTEKSKLMQAISTITWPAIAAPVVGPPIGGFITTYASWRWIFLLNVPFGIAVLAAIAAIVPNLRGEQRRPLDVTGLVLSGTALTAILYGAELASQVGQNPWRAMAIVAAGVAIGVVAFVHAKRHPHPLVDVSTLKIPTFSVTIVTGSLTRIGIGAAPYLMPLMFQIGFGLSAFKSGLLLLASALGNLGMKALTTRILERWGFRLVSVVDVSVAGVSLIACGLLTPGTPLALVLIVVFVYGMARSMQFSTLATLAYADVAQPQMSAASTLWSAAAQMTIGLGIAFGALALRVAAHLNGETTGHVFTLDDFRLAFLGAGVLTLISVWGYAQMARDAGQNVGGGSRRQRA; from the coding sequence ATGACCGCTCCCGCGCAACGTTCTTCCGGCGTCGGCTGGCTGCCGTACCTCGTCGCCGCCACGTTCTTCATGGAGTATCTGGACACGACCGTCATCGCAACGGCGCTGCCGCAGATGGCGCGCTCGTTCGGCATCGGCCCGAATAGTCTGAGCCTCGGCGTGACGGCCTATATGCTCGCGCTCGCCATCTTCATTCCGGCCAGCGGCTGGGTGGCGGACCGCTGCGGCGCGCGCACCGTGTTCTTCAGCGCCGTGGTCACGTTCACGGTCGCGTCCGTGCTGTGCGGGATCTCGCAGAACGTCGATGAGTTCGTGGCCGCGCGCATCCTGCAAGGCATCGGCGGCGCGATGATGGTGCCGGTCGGGCGCATGATCGTCGTGCGCAGCACTGAGAAAAGCAAGCTCATGCAAGCGATCTCGACGATCACCTGGCCCGCCATCGCCGCGCCCGTGGTGGGACCGCCCATCGGCGGCTTCATTACGACCTATGCGTCGTGGCGCTGGATCTTTCTGCTCAATGTGCCATTCGGCATTGCCGTGCTCGCGGCCATCGCCGCGATCGTGCCGAACCTGCGCGGCGAACAGCGCCGGCCGCTCGACGTAACGGGCCTCGTCCTGAGCGGGACCGCGCTGACCGCCATTCTCTACGGCGCGGAACTCGCGAGTCAGGTCGGCCAGAATCCGTGGCGCGCGATGGCGATCGTTGCGGCGGGCGTCGCGATCGGCGTCGTCGCGTTCGTGCATGCGAAGCGTCATCCGCATCCGCTCGTCGATGTTTCCACGCTGAAAATACCGACGTTTTCCGTCACGATCGTGACCGGCTCGCTCACGCGTATCGGCATCGGTGCGGCGCCTTATCTGATGCCGCTGATGTTCCAGATCGGCTTCGGTCTCTCGGCGTTCAAGTCCGGCCTGCTGCTGCTCGCAAGCGCGCTCGGCAATCTCGGCATGAAGGCGCTCACGACGCGCATTCTCGAACGCTGGGGCTTCCGGCTCGTTTCGGTCGTCGACGTCAGCGTTGCGGGCGTCTCGTTGATCGCGTGCGGCCTGCTCACGCCCGGCACACCGCTCGCCCTCGTGCTGATCGTCGTGTTCGTGTACGGCATGGCGCGCTCGATGCAGTTTTCCACCCTCGCCACGCTGGCCTACGCCGATGTCGCGCAGCCGCAAATGAGCGCGGCCAGCACGCTCTGGAGTGCGGCGGCGCAGATGACCATCGGCCTTGGCATTGCATTCGGCGCGCTTGCGCTGCGTGTGGCCGCGCATCTCAACGGCGAAACGACCGGCCATGTGTTCACGCTCGACGACTTCCGGCTCGCCTTTCTCGGTGCCGGCGTGCTCACGCTGATTTCGGTGTGGGGTTATGCGCAGATGGCGCGCGACGCGGGACAGAACGTGGGCGGCGGCTCCCGCAGGCAGCGCGCGTAG
- a CDS encoding ABC transporter permease has product MPRRRVDLRGAALPLVAIALWWALSASHLVKSGLLVSPADVIRTAYEQFESGALARALSASLAREACGFAIGATAGFLLGGALGLSRIAARVVGPSFDTFKQISLFAWIPLISVWFGLGDAAKVVFLSLAALLPVAAHTCDGIHAVPRKYVELAQALRYSRLQLIRYVLLPAALPSIFTGLYLALIYSWLATLGAEYLLVAGSGIGNLLIDGSEQFRMDLVLFGIVVVGAIGWALNALARRVERTVLARLHITAQ; this is encoded by the coding sequence ATGCCGCGACGACGTGTCGATCTGCGTGGCGCCGCGCTGCCCCTCGTCGCCATTGCGCTGTGGTGGGCCTTGAGCGCCTCGCATCTCGTGAAGAGCGGCCTGCTCGTAAGTCCCGCCGATGTAATTCGCACCGCTTACGAACAGTTCGAGAGCGGCGCATTGGCCCGTGCGCTTTCGGCGTCGCTTGCACGCGAAGCCTGTGGCTTCGCCATCGGCGCAACGGCGGGATTCCTGCTGGGCGGCGCGTTGGGTCTCTCACGCATCGCCGCGCGCGTCGTGGGGCCGAGCTTCGACACGTTCAAGCAGATCTCGCTGTTCGCGTGGATTCCGCTCATTTCCGTGTGGTTCGGGCTCGGCGACGCCGCCAAGGTCGTCTTTCTTTCGCTCGCGGCATTGCTGCCCGTTGCTGCCCACACTTGCGACGGCATTCACGCCGTTCCGCGCAAATATGTCGAACTCGCACAGGCGTTGCGCTATTCGCGGCTGCAGCTAATCCGCTACGTGCTGTTGCCGGCCGCACTGCCCTCGATTTTCACGGGCCTCTATCTCGCACTCATCTATTCGTGGCTCGCCACGCTCGGCGCGGAATATTTGCTCGTTGCGGGCAGTGGTATCGGCAACCTGCTGATCGACGGCAGCGAGCAATTCCGCATGGACCTCGTGCTGTTTGGCATCGTCGTCGTGGGCGCGATTGGCTGGGCGCTCAATGCGCTCGCACGGCGTGTGGAGCGAACGGTGCTGGCGCGGTTACACATCACCGCCCAATGA
- a CDS encoding helix-turn-helix transcriptional regulator, giving the protein MDLTSRELALIADVFKLLADHILPEGALRLEVGRRLLELLRADGLYAGADLFIWSGEENLDHLRIRRGKQRDHFSDRELVLFDLLRPAFVAALARSRAQTGHVQPTAGDASAADNEAISRLTRRERDVVALVVEGLLDKEIAERLGISYTTVRTHLDRSFQKLGVTNRSRLARLVQSAQR; this is encoded by the coding sequence ATGGACCTGACGAGCCGCGAACTCGCGTTGATCGCCGACGTCTTCAAGCTGCTGGCCGACCATATCTTGCCGGAGGGCGCCTTGCGCCTCGAGGTGGGGCGGCGCCTGCTCGAACTGCTGCGCGCCGATGGCCTGTATGCGGGCGCGGACCTGTTCATCTGGTCGGGCGAAGAGAATCTCGATCATCTGCGCATTAGGCGCGGCAAGCAGCGCGATCATTTTTCCGATCGGGAACTGGTGTTGTTCGATCTGCTGCGCCCGGCTTTCGTCGCGGCGCTGGCGCGTTCGCGCGCGCAGACGGGGCACGTCCAGCCGACGGCGGGCGACGCATCCGCCGCGGATAACGAAGCGATCAGCCGCTTGACGCGGCGCGAGCGCGACGTGGTCGCGCTCGTGGTGGAAGGGCTGCTCGACAAGGAGATCGCCGAGCGGCTAGGCATTTCCTATACGACCGTGCGCACTCATCTCGATCGTTCGTTTCAGAAACTCGGTGTCACCAACCGCTCGCGCCTCGCGCGGCTCGTGCAGTCGGCTCAGCGCTGA
- a CDS encoding ABC transporter permease has protein sequence MTETTITIAGNTPRAAPRIDAATATTRWRVALRACAWHLAPWLLPALLFLLWSVGCARGWIAPQILPAPQRVYETFVDLAQSGELARNTLISLQRVLLGFAGGTVLGFLIGGALGLSRTLEAWVLPSFNAIVQIPVLGWLPFLLLLVGVGEPLKYLLIAHAALVPVTLSTMQGFRQTPAALDEVARVFAYTRWQRIVRLVLPAAIPTLATGVRLAFTKAWLALVVVELVASSEGLGYLIVYGRQLFQLDLVMASVVVVGAIGLAINRLLDVLERRLRRGTPSAFRA, from the coding sequence ATGACGGAAACCACAATCACGATTGCCGGGAACACGCCGCGTGCAGCGCCACGTATCGACGCGGCAACAGCAACCACACGCTGGCGCGTCGCGCTGCGCGCATGCGCGTGGCATCTCGCGCCCTGGCTGCTGCCCGCACTGCTCTTCCTGCTATGGAGCGTGGGCTGCGCGCGTGGCTGGATCGCGCCGCAAATCCTGCCTGCGCCGCAGCGCGTTTATGAAACGTTCGTCGATCTCGCCCAGAGCGGCGAGCTTGCGCGCAATACGCTGATCAGCCTGCAACGCGTGCTGCTGGGCTTCGCAGGCGGGACCGTGCTCGGCTTCCTGATCGGCGGCGCGCTTGGGCTATCGCGCACGCTAGAAGCCTGGGTGCTGCCCAGCTTCAACGCCATCGTGCAGATTCCCGTGCTCGGCTGGCTGCCGTTTTTGTTGTTGCTCGTCGGCGTGGGTGAACCGCTCAAGTATCTGCTCATCGCTCATGCGGCGCTCGTGCCGGTCACGCTCAGCACCATGCAAGGCTTTCGGCAGACACCCGCTGCGCTGGACGAAGTCGCGCGCGTATTCGCCTACACACGCTGGCAACGTATCGTGAGGCTCGTGCTGCCCGCGGCGATTCCCACGCTCGCAACCGGCGTGCGCCTCGCCTTCACGAAGGCCTGGCTCGCGCTCGTCGTGGTCGAGCTCGTGGCGTCGTCGGAAGGACTCGGCTATCTGATCGTGTATGGCCGACAGCTCTTTCAGCTCGATCTCGTGATGGCGTCGGTGGTCGTGGTCGGAGCGATCGGCCTCGCCATTAATCGACTGCTCGATGTGCTTGAGCGACGTTTGCGGCGCGGCACGCCATCGGCGTTTCGGGCCTGA
- a CDS encoding VTT domain-containing protein has translation MLTLPTAIPPDFGAGAVFLSVLVTQLGVPVPAAPVLILAGTMAAGGETSYGSLLAAAVIATLLADSLWFAAGRKRGRRLLNGLVRFSLSLDTTIRIARNVFERYGAPILAVAKFVPGLGLISAPLLGTTTVAVHVFLLWDTVGAALWAGTWLLGGAALHAEIVRFAAFVRANGMTIFDVLAVAGVLFLAWRWLRRMQFRHWLATHRISPDQLDEMMKSSAPPIVLDARPQTVREKEAYRIPGARPLNLESSEELSPELTGRPIVVYCVCPNEATAKRIVDQLRNKHIYHARALKGGLDAWERHGYPVVPLSNEFHAAHAHADELEAGEEPEYTVRASLSK, from the coding sequence ATGTTGACGCTCCCCACCGCGATTCCACCCGATTTCGGCGCCGGAGCGGTCTTTCTCAGCGTACTCGTCACGCAACTGGGCGTGCCCGTGCCGGCCGCGCCGGTGCTGATTCTCGCGGGCACGATGGCGGCTGGCGGCGAGACATCCTACGGGAGCCTGCTGGCGGCGGCCGTGATTGCCACGCTACTCGCCGATTCGCTGTGGTTCGCCGCGGGCCGCAAGCGCGGGCGGCGTCTGCTCAACGGGCTCGTGCGCTTTTCGCTGTCGCTGGACACCACCATCCGCATCGCGCGCAATGTATTCGAGCGCTACGGCGCGCCCATTCTCGCAGTGGCGAAGTTCGTGCCGGGGCTCGGCCTGATTTCCGCGCCGCTGCTCGGCACGACGACGGTGGCGGTGCACGTCTTCCTGCTTTGGGACACGGTTGGCGCAGCGTTGTGGGCGGGTACCTGGCTGCTCGGCGGCGCGGCGCTGCATGCGGAAATCGTGCGTTTCGCGGCGTTCGTGCGTGCGAACGGCATGACGATCTTCGACGTGCTCGCCGTGGCGGGCGTGCTGTTCCTCGCCTGGCGCTGGCTGCGGCGCATGCAGTTCCGCCACTGGCTCGCCACGCATCGCATTTCGCCCGATCAGCTCGACGAGATGATGAAGTCGAGCGCGCCGCCCATCGTGCTCGACGCGCGCCCGCAAACCGTGCGCGAGAAAGAGGCCTACCGGATTCCTGGCGCGCGGCCGCTGAATCTCGAGTCGAGCGAAGAGCTTTCGCCCGAGTTGACGGGGCGTCCGATCGTCGTGTACTGCGTGTGCCCGAACGAAGCGACGGCCAAGCGCATCGTCGATCAGTTGCGCAACAAGCACATCTACCATGCGCGCGCGCTCAAGGGCGGCCTCGACGCCTGGGAGCGCCACGGTTATCCGGTCGTGCCGCTGTCCAACGAGTTCCACGCGGCGCATGCCCATGCCGATGAACTCGAAGCGGGTGAGGAACCCGAATACACCGTACGGGCAAGTCTCTCCAAATAA
- a CDS encoding aldo/keto reductase gives MEYRFLGASGMKVPVLSFGTGTFGGKGEFFEAWGATDVAEARKLIDICLDAGVTMFDTADIYSSGASESVLGEALKGRRDKAIISTKATFRFDDEPNNVGSSRFHLKRAVDAALKRLQTDHIDLFQLHGFDARTPAEEVLSTLDELVRAGKILYTGVSNFSGWHLMKSLAVADRYGYPRYVANQTYYSLIGRDYEWELMPLGIDQGVGAVVWSPLGWGRLTGKIRRGQPLPEKSRLHKTAEQGPPVPDEYLFRVLDAIDEIAKETGKTVPQIALNWLLQRPTVATVLIGARDEAQLRQNLGAVGWNLTPEQVAKLDAASVVRPVYPYWHQEGFAERNPSPV, from the coding sequence ATGGAATACCGTTTTCTGGGTGCGTCTGGAATGAAGGTGCCGGTGCTGAGTTTCGGCACCGGCACGTTCGGCGGCAAAGGCGAGTTCTTCGAGGCCTGGGGCGCAACCGATGTCGCCGAAGCACGCAAGCTGATCGACATTTGCCTCGACGCCGGCGTCACGATGTTCGATACCGCGGATATCTATTCGAGCGGCGCGTCGGAGTCGGTGCTTGGCGAAGCGCTCAAGGGGCGCCGCGACAAGGCGATCATCTCGACCAAGGCGACCTTCCGCTTCGACGACGAACCCAACAACGTGGGCTCATCGCGCTTCCACCTGAAGCGCGCTGTCGATGCTGCGCTCAAGCGTCTGCAGACCGACCATATCGACCTGTTCCAGTTGCATGGTTTCGATGCGCGCACACCGGCCGAAGAAGTGCTGTCCACGCTCGATGAACTCGTGCGCGCGGGCAAGATTCTCTATACGGGCGTGTCGAACTTCTCGGGCTGGCACCTGATGAAATCGCTGGCGGTGGCCGATCGCTACGGCTATCCGCGTTACGTCGCCAACCAGACGTACTACTCGCTGATCGGCCGCGACTACGAGTGGGAACTGATGCCGCTCGGGATCGACCAGGGCGTGGGCGCGGTGGTGTGGAGCCCGCTGGGCTGGGGGCGTTTGACCGGCAAGATTCGACGCGGCCAGCCGCTGCCGGAGAAAAGCCGTCTGCACAAAACGGCGGAGCAGGGGCCGCCGGTGCCGGATGAATACCTCTTTCGCGTGCTCGATGCCATCGACGAGATTGCGAAGGAAACCGGCAAGACCGTGCCGCAGATCGCGTTGAACTGGCTGCTGCAGCGGCCGACGGTCGCGACGGTGCTGATCGGCGCGCGCGACGAGGCGCAGTTGCGCCAGAACCTCGGCGCGGTCGGCTGGAATCTCACGCCCGAACAGGTGGCGAAGCTCGACGCCGCGAGCGTCGTGCGCCCCGTCTACCCGTACTGGCATCAGGAGGGTTTCGCCGAGCGCAACCCGTCGCCGGTTTGA
- a CDS encoding FAD-dependent oxidoreductase, translating to MSAEFKPYPFEAKQYAARLPELEGGHSSAREAQRHAVTIVGGGPVGLAIALGLAKHGVRSVLIEADESVCYGSRAICISRRSLEIIERLGALDGFLAKGLPWTGGRSFYRNDEVLHFTMPQDENQKLPPMVNLAQYHIEQFLLDAAERHADLIDIRWRTKVTAVQHDAHGATLSLSSPAGDYTAQTDWLIAADGGRSTVRDALGLKLQGTSYEGRYVIVDILLDSARPTERLAYFDPASNPGSTVLVHKQPDNVWRIDYQLRDGEDADEAIKPENVMPRVQSLLDMMGEKATWSPVWITIYKANALTLERYRHGRVLFAGDAAHLVPIFGVRGANSGIDDADNLAWKLAYVVKGLASDALLDSYSDERVYAAHENLSYGTKSTEFMAPPSFAFDLMRTAVLSLAREHAAVRSLINPRQTSAIAYTASPLNAASDAFANGPAPGTVLPECPLTIVDQAGASEGHVTDLIAPCFTAFYFSEDGSTPAPITALETTLAARALPFALVPLAQRRSADTPRRSGWDHTGRLFPMYGAQPGTLYLVRPDGHVLGRWHDGAGTAAAHALAALDHALRA from the coding sequence ATGAGCGCCGAATTCAAACCCTATCCGTTCGAGGCGAAGCAGTACGCCGCCCGCCTGCCCGAACTCGAAGGCGGCCACAGCAGTGCCCGTGAAGCGCAGCGCCACGCCGTGACGATCGTCGGCGGCGGCCCGGTGGGCCTCGCTATCGCGCTCGGCCTCGCGAAGCACGGCGTGCGTTCGGTGCTGATCGAAGCCGACGAGTCGGTCTGCTACGGCAGCCGCGCAATCTGCATCTCGCGCCGCAGCCTCGAAATCATCGAGCGCCTCGGCGCGCTCGACGGCTTCCTCGCCAAAGGCCTGCCGTGGACGGGCGGGCGCAGCTTCTATCGCAACGACGAAGTGCTGCACTTCACGATGCCGCAGGACGAAAACCAGAAGCTGCCGCCGATGGTCAACCTCGCGCAGTACCACATCGAGCAGTTCCTGCTCGACGCGGCTGAGCGGCACGCCGACCTCATCGACATCCGCTGGCGCACGAAAGTGACCGCGGTCCAGCACGACGCGCATGGCGCCACGCTGTCGCTCTCCTCGCCCGCCGGCGACTACACCGCGCAGACCGACTGGCTCATCGCCGCGGACGGCGGCCGCAGCACGGTGCGCGATGCGCTCGGCCTGAAGCTTCAGGGCACGAGCTACGAGGGCCGTTACGTGATCGTCGATATCCTGCTCGACAGCGCGCGGCCCACGGAACGGCTCGCGTATTTCGACCCGGCATCGAATCCCGGCTCGACCGTGCTCGTCCACAAGCAGCCCGACAACGTGTGGCGCATCGACTATCAGCTGCGCGACGGCGAGGACGCCGACGAGGCGATCAAGCCCGAAAACGTCATGCCGCGCGTGCAGAGCCTGCTCGACATGATGGGCGAGAAAGCGACGTGGTCGCCGGTCTGGATCACGATCTACAAGGCCAACGCACTCACGCTCGAGCGCTATCGCCACGGCCGCGTGCTGTTCGCGGGCGACGCGGCGCACCTCGTCCCGATCTTCGGCGTGCGGGGTGCAAATTCAGGCATCGACGATGCCGACAATCTGGCGTGGAAACTCGCCTATGTCGTGAAGGGGCTCGCGAGCGACGCGTTGCTCGACAGCTACTCCGACGAGCGCGTCTACGCCGCGCATGAAAACTTGAGCTACGGCACGAAGAGCACAGAGTTCATGGCGCCGCCGTCGTTCGCCTTCGATCTGATGCGCACCGCCGTGCTGAGCCTCGCGCGAGAGCACGCCGCCGTGCGCTCGCTGATCAATCCGCGCCAGACTTCGGCCATCGCCTACACGGCCTCGCCGCTCAACGCGGCCTCCGACGCATTCGCGAACGGTCCGGCCCCGGGCACGGTGCTGCCCGAATGCCCGCTCACGATCGTCGATCAGGCAGGCGCGAGCGAAGGCCACGTGACCGACCTGATCGCACCGTGCTTCACGGCGTTCTACTTCAGCGAGGATGGCTCGACGCCCGCCCCGATCACCGCGCTCGAAACGACGCTGGCCGCACGCGCGCTGCCGTTCGCACTGGTGCCGCTCGCGCAGCGCCGGAGCGCCGACACGCCACGCCGCAGCGGATGGGACCACACGGGACGCCTGTTCCCGATGTACGGCGCACAGCCCGGCACGCTCTACCTCGTGCGCCCGGACGGCCACGTGCTCGGCCGCTGGCACGACGGTGCCGGCACGGCAGCCGCGCATGCGCTCGCCGCCCTCGACCATGCGCTGCGCGCCTGA
- a CDS encoding helix-turn-helix transcriptional regulator, translating to MRYWHLDRPRQAGQFDLSRVTSLVSAIGRDDANALAAEVLNMLGPATSVTQCTVFAYEFGNRPRTVSVADHRGGRFLRDVADTYARLFYALDGNQQIVTGGSADKPGSSLVLHWQSSADIAHDGYRTACYATPNVSDRLSLLLQPAADIWLSVNLYRESDAGNFQPGEVELVESLAPLIGESARHHYTIRGQSQLGIPQMMLARLRGLCPTLSKRELDALRGVLEGRSAVEIAECMGVKPSSVVTYQKRAYQRLGISSQRQLFALCLATDQG from the coding sequence ATGCGTTACTGGCATCTCGATCGACCGAGGCAGGCAGGTCAATTCGACCTCTCGCGCGTCACCAGCCTCGTTTCGGCCATCGGCCGCGACGACGCCAACGCGCTCGCCGCCGAAGTGCTGAACATGCTTGGCCCGGCGACTTCGGTCACACAGTGCACAGTCTTCGCCTACGAATTCGGCAACCGGCCGCGCACGGTTTCCGTCGCCGATCATCGCGGCGGCCGCTTTTTGCGCGACGTCGCCGATACCTACGCGCGCCTCTTCTACGCGCTCGACGGCAATCAGCAGATCGTCACCGGTGGTTCGGCCGACAAGCCGGGCTCGTCGCTCGTGCTGCACTGGCAAAGTAGCGCCGACATTGCGCACGACGGTTACCGCACCGCGTGCTACGCCACGCCCAACGTGTCCGACCGGCTCTCGCTGCTGCTGCAGCCGGCCGCCGATATCTGGCTTTCCGTGAACCTGTATCGCGAAAGCGACGCCGGGAATTTTCAGCCGGGCGAAGTCGAACTGGTCGAATCGCTCGCGCCGCTGATCGGCGAATCGGCGCGGCATCACTATACGATTCGCGGCCAGAGCCAGCTCGGCATTCCTCAGATGATGCTCGCACGCCTGCGCGGGCTCTGCCCCACGCTATCCAAACGGGAACTCGACGCCCTGCGCGGCGTGCTCGAAGGACGCAGCGCGGTTGAGATCGCCGAATGCATGGGCGTGAAGCCCAGCAGCGTCGTGACCTATCAGAAACGCGCGTATCAGCGGCTGGGCATCTCGAGCCAGCGGCAGCTTTTTGCGCTTTGTCTGGCGACGGATCAGGGCTGA
- a CDS encoding ABC transporter ATP-binding protein, with protein sequence MNTIDPEGLDILHVSKRYGTGESALVVLDDVTLHVRPGEFVSVLGASGCGKSTLLRLIAGLDAGYSGAIMMRGERVGDTSLERGIVFQDHRLFPWLTAEQNILAALRNAPLSAREKHEAVAEHIALVGLAGFERAYPHQLSGGMAQRVAIARGLVNRPRVLLLDEPFGALDALTRGRLQNELLRIWERERITMILVTHDVDEAIYLGDRVVTMAPRPGRIRRIVDVTLPRPRERADPRFVRLRDEILADFSDTTIPPGATLLPDTPAHSSGQWRMAW encoded by the coding sequence ATGAACACCATTGACCCCGAGGGACTCGACATTCTGCATGTGAGCAAGCGTTACGGCACGGGCGAGTCCGCGCTCGTCGTGCTCGACGACGTGACGCTGCATGTGCGCCCCGGTGAATTCGTAAGCGTGCTCGGTGCGAGCGGATGCGGCAAATCCACGCTGTTGCGCCTCATCGCCGGCCTCGACGCGGGCTATAGCGGCGCAATCATGATGCGCGGCGAACGCGTGGGCGACACCTCGCTCGAGCGCGGCATCGTGTTCCAGGATCATCGGCTGTTTCCCTGGCTCACCGCCGAGCAGAACATCCTGGCAGCGTTGCGCAATGCCCCGCTGTCGGCGCGCGAAAAGCACGAAGCCGTGGCTGAGCACATCGCACTCGTGGGCCTTGCGGGTTTCGAGCGGGCGTATCCCCATCAACTCTCGGGCGGCATGGCGCAGCGTGTGGCGATCGCGCGCGGCCTCGTCAATCGCCCGCGCGTGCTGCTGCTGGACGAACCCTTCGGCGCGCTCGACGCCCTCACGCGCGGCCGCCTGCAAAACGAATTGCTGCGCATCTGGGAGCGCGAACGCATCACGATGATCCTCGTCACGCACGATGTCGACGAGGCGATCTACCTGGGCGACCGTGTCGTGACGATGGCGCCGCGTCCCGGCCGCATCCGTCGTATCGTCGACGTGACGTTGCCGCGCCCGCGCGAGCGCGCCGACCCACGCTTCGTGCGGCTGCGCGATGAAATTCTCGCCGACTTCTCGGACACGACGATACCGCCCGGCGCCACGTTGTTGCCCGACACCCCTGCCCACTCTTCAGGTCAATGGCGCATGGCGTGGTGA
- a CDS encoding carbonic anhydrase: protein MPDNTHSHDGHSESCGCDLLHLLDGVDEFTHHVFPGNKELFHSLAHSQAPHTLFITCADSRVSPEMITQAKPGDLFVCRNIGNIVPAYGEMLGGVSAVVEFAVLALNVKQIVLCGHTDCGAMKGLASGAEATADMPTVQAWLRNAEAARSVVKTRGLDDDQVVQALVEENVRLQLTHLRTHPAVAARVAQGQLELQGWVYDIGHGKVTVLDEAHGKFLSLGEARARLRKRVEE, encoded by the coding sequence ATGCCAGACAACACCCACTCGCACGACGGTCACTCCGAATCGTGCGGCTGCGATCTGTTACACCTGCTCGACGGCGTGGACGAATTCACTCATCACGTTTTCCCGGGCAACAAAGAGCTGTTCCACAGTCTCGCCCACAGCCAGGCGCCGCACACGCTCTTCATCACCTGCGCCGACTCGCGCGTTTCGCCGGAAATGATCACGCAAGCCAAGCCCGGTGATCTGTTCGTTTGCCGCAACATCGGCAATATCGTGCCGGCCTATGGCGAAATGCTCGGCGGCGTGTCGGCCGTCGTGGAATTCGCGGTGCTCGCGCTCAACGTGAAGCAGATCGTGCTGTGCGGCCATACCGACTGCGGCGCGATGAAGGGCCTCGCCTCGGGCGCGGAAGCCACGGCCGACATGCCCACCGTGCAGGCGTGGCTGCGCAACGCGGAAGCGGCGCGCAGCGTGGTGAAGACCCGCGGTCTGGACGACGACCAGGTCGTCCAGGCGCTCGTGGAAGAAAACGTCCGCCTGCAACTCACTCACCTTCGCACGCACCCCGCGGTGGCCGCGCGCGTGGCCCAGGGCCAGCTCGAACTGCAGGGCTGGGTCTATGACATCGGGCACGGCAAGGTCACCGTGCTGGACGAAGCACACGGCAAGTTCCTGTCGCTCGGCGAAGCGCGCGCGCGCCTGCGCAAGCGTGTCGAGGAATAA